The Granulicella arctica genome segment GAGCGGGCAGGGCGAGGAAGGTGGCGAGACGGCTGAGAGTGTCGGGGTCAGCCTTGAAGTTGGGGGGAAGCTGGAAGAGCAGAAGGCCGAGCTGGTTTGCTTCGCGCACGGGAGCTAAGGCTTCAACGAACTGGTGCACGAGGGCTTCGCAGTCGCGCAGGCGGCTGAAGTGGGTGATGCGCTGCGGGGCCTTGAAGCTGAAACGGAAGTGCGGCGGAGTAGCAGCGAGCCAGTCCTCAAGCTGCTTTGCGGTAGGAAGGGTGCGGAAGGTGTAGTTGACCTCGACGGAGGTGAGCTGGGAGGCGTAGAAGCTGAGGAAATTTTTCGCCGAGGTCTTTGGAGGATAGAAGCCGGGCTTCCAGGTGGGATAGGCCCAGCCGGAGGTCCCGATGAAGAGGCGAGCTGCGACGGTCGGCGGTGGGGTGATTGGTATGCTTTCCACGCGGCTGAGTCTTGCTGCTTATATATGGGGAATTTTTGGGGCGGCTAGTGGGTTTCGAACCCACGACATCCGCTGCCACAGAGCGGCGTTCTGCCACTGAACTATAGCCGCCACAATACTGTAATTGTAGCATCGGCGAGGGCGGAAGAATAGCATCCAATGACGTATGGCGGTGAAACCAATTCGCGTGGCGATAGAACCTGAGGTTCTTCCTCCAGGGCAGAGAGCTCGGGAGCGGCATGGGGCGCGTCTGTTCGACGACCACAAC includes the following:
- a CDS encoding DUF72 domain-containing protein, whose protein sequence is MESIPITPPPTVAARLFIGTSGWAYPTWKPGFYPPKTSAKNFLSFYASQLTSVEVNYTFRTLPTAKQLEDWLAATPPHFRFSFKAPQRITHFSRLRDCEALVHQFVEALAPVREANQLGLLLFQLPPNFKADPDTLSRLATFLALPALADHQLAFEFRHESWFTDAAYTLLRQHNAALCIAESDELTTPEVHTARTHTAFRLRRNGGYTQPELHTLAARLTALAADRDVYAYLKHEDEPIGPLNAAALLEAATKSAGRRA